AGGGGCTGAGCCAGCCCCACCTACAAAGATGAGGAACACATTTACATATTTCAACTCCATTGCTGGCTGAAGCACAATCTAAAGTGATGATTCCAAGAGCCagggaagaaaaatgttcttGGAAAAAGGATTTGCCTGTCATTTCAGGAGAACAGCTCAAAGTTCTGTAAATTTGCTGCTTGGGGTTTGATTGTCACCCACCTTCTACCACCTGGGCTCCAAAGCCTATAAGGGACTGCAAAGTAAACAGCCATATTCTGTTTACCAAAGATCAAGTAGGGATCACAGTGTACCTGCTTTTCATGTGTGACAGAAGCCTTAGTATGTGTCTGCCTTTGACCTGAAATTCTACTTTCTAGGAATTGATCTTAAGGAAATACTAAACTTGCTCAGTATATGTAAGGGTGTTTACTGCAGttttgttataataaaaaaaaactaaaaggtaAAAACAATGGGTAGTGATTAAATAAAgtatgtcatattttaaacattcaaaacattataactatgatttcaattttttcttcattcataaagAAAAGTAACAGGGACAACCCAAAATATggtaaaacattttgtttttgcttttctctctaaCTTCTGAAGTTGCTACGGTAAATGAATATTACTTTGGTACTTAGAATAAGAACAGTAAAATTAGCAGGGTAGGGGGGGATAAGACAAAGTAATAAATATATAGCCCACAGGACACTAAGCATAGAGGTATATTTATAGTGTTTCATTGGATGCTTTCCTTATGGAGAACCATATATTCAGGGATCCATGTTTGCTTGGCTCCCTGGGATCTGGGGCATGTTGCTTGCAAAGTGGTCCCCGTAGCAGTCTGTCAGTGAGTGCAGAGCAAAGACGGAGTGATTCAGCTTTcagttacaataagccaggctgATAGACCATGTAAGAAGGCAGGTAAAAAATCAGCCCCTTAGATCTGGAATTGACATTGATGTACTCTGTTGGGCTCTTGAAACCAAATCTGCAAGGAGGTGATTTAAAtcaagttgttcttttctttcactttttagaCTTAAGGATGTGGGACAATGTACTGGGACAGGAGTAACCAAAGGCTTAGGGCCTAGACTGAGTAGCTGCTTGTTAGAACAAGACAGGCAGCGGAGGACCCAGGTGAGGGTTTGCACCACTATGTATTTATCAGACGTCATTTTCCTTCAACCTTTGTCACAGTTAAAGAGTCTGAGTAGCTATCTGAAATTGAGTAGCTCTTGCTTGTGTTGCCCAACAATCTTTAATTCCTAATCACCTTCTCTTATTTGTAACTTTGGATTTGGAAATATCAAGTTATGTAACATGCCAATCTGCACGAGAATGTAATTCTGTCAGAAAAAAGACTCAATGAAGCACAAATTCTAACAAAACTGCAAATAACTTTTCTAAGAAAAGAGAAGATATTTTTGTTTCAAGCATTTGAAGCTGGTTTTAAATAGACTTTGGATGCAATGTTGCTGACTCTTTTTGGACTGTTGAGCTCCCTTCCCCAATTCCCATCCAACAAATGCAGAATATCAGAAAGAGGTGGAAGGGAATGATCATCTGTGAGCGGATCACAGTGTGCTACAGGTCTTATGGACCTTAATGCTTACAGCACTGCAAACTAGGGGAGAGAGATGTGGCTCCAAAGACtccttgcctaaggtcacatgtTTCCAACCCAGTAAGTTAAGAGGTTGAAGTCACATCCCGTCACTTTACTCCCAGAAACACTGAGGAGATTGTATCAAATAGATTCTGATTCTTATTGGAGGAGAGTCCTTGGAAACCCAACCATCCACTACTACAATACCTTGCCTTCTGCTGGAACATCTGCTTGGTGGGTCGCTCACTTCTCATATTCCAGATCATTTCACTCACAGAACTGTCCTCAGAAGATTCTTCTTTAGGTTAAGCACCAGTTCTGCCCGTTGGGGCCTGCTCTGAGCAAGGTGGACCCTCTTCCCCCACAGCCAGTTAGGGTGGTTTGCTGGCAAACTGCCCCACTGTGACTCCACCcccaaagtgagaccctgatgAGAAAAGGATGCCTGGAAAGGAAGAATCTGTGAAATCTCTTTAGAAAACTGAACCTGGCCATCCCTAACACCTTCCCCTTTATAGAAGATGGCGATTTCACACACACCACCCAGCACCCCCTGGCCTCCCTGCTCACTTAAAGACACATACTGGGAATAAAAGCCTCCCTGAATTAGCCCCCTAAACGCACAGGAACATCTATGTCCTATGTCTGGCCTGAAGAGTTCAGTTCCCCAGATATACACAAGGACGCTCACTACGTGCAAGCCATAACTGAGAGGAGACCCTCGTTCACTCCAGCAATCAGCATCCACTGGTTCAGCTCCACTAGGTGGAAGGGCTTCCCGTCATCATTCTCACCAGAGAAAAAGGACGCTTTCCCATCATTCCCTTACCATGCCAAGAAAGGGAATCCTGTTTTCGCGTTATGTCTGCCCTTGCTGCAAAccttccctccccatcccctatctctctgcctctctctcacaCGCGCCGACACACTCATACGCAGAAAACTTGCTCCCACTGTCACCACCAGAGAAAACACTCCTCTTAACTTTGGTGAGGAAGGCTATCATAGAAAGCCTGGCGGCAAGGCGCCGGAGCTCACCAACAGCCCAGAAAAACTGGGTCCGAAGAGGAGGGGCTGGGAAGGAGACTCGGCCAGGACCCCTCGCCGCGCCGCGCGGCGCAGGGAGCTGGAACGTGGCCTGGAACGTGGCCGTCTCGGCTCTGGTTTCGCTCGCAGGCCCCGCCCACCAGGCGGCCCAGCCAGCTGGAACCGCCAGGGACCGCCGCCGACCCTGGACTCGCGGAGACCACCAGAGGCAGGCGAGGAGGAGGGCCACCCGAGGCCAGCGCCGGAACGGGAAGCGGGGACGCGCGGGCCCTGCGTGCTGGGAAACAGGTTGCAGCCcagccccatcccctccccccggACACCCCGCCGCGACCCGATTCCCGCCCTGCCCCGGGAGCAAACACTGCCGCCTCCGGGACGCCCTCCTCCTTTTCCCGACCCGGAGCCCTTCTAGTTGCAGAGTTAAAGGGGCCTTCAGCAAGGTCAAGGCGCGGCCGGCTGGCACCTGGGGATTTTTCTCAGCCAGGCACTGGCTTTGCAATCGCATTGTTAAAGATCATGGCAGCGGCAGGAAATCCGAACGGCCTCACAGGTCTGCGAGAGCGAGGATTTATTTTACAGCAAGGAACACATTCAGATAGATCCGGGATTTCAGTGGGAGTGGATGCGGGATTTCAGGACGCTGGAATgtggcaaaaacaaaacagtccCCACCCCGGCATACCACCGATTCCCGCCTGactgcgggggtgggggtgggggggtggggagtgggatgGAGTTCAGGGCCAGTGTGCCCCAGACTTCAGCGTTCTGCACTGCTCTGTCAGGGCTAGGGTGGCTTATCCCTCTATAGACGAAAACCAGTATTTAAAAACACTCTACTTTCTGTGCTTTCTGTATCGAAGCCCAACGACGTGATACAGGTTGCTGCGGCGAAGGAAGCAGCCAGATGAGAATAAACGCAACAGAAGCAAACTGCTGTCCGCAGAGGGGAGAGACAAGGGGACAAAAGCCATACCCGGCACTCATCCCCACTAGTGCCGGGCTAGCGCAGGAAAGCAGGAATAGGTGTACATAATGGTGGCCACTCCCGCCAGCGTGGGCCTGAAGGGCTGGGGTGTCTGGGCATCTCCGAGGGGAATAGGCATCGCAGGCAGATTTCTAAGCACGTAAAGGACACTGGGTGTGAAAGACGGAGCGGGGCCAGGAGAAGCCTACAAGAGGGGTTCTGGGGCTCCCCAGGACATAAAGTCAGTTTCCTAAAATAGCGTTTCCTGGAAGGCCTTCCTACACCCCCGAGAAGCATGGAGGCTCTGAGGACTCAATAAGACTCGAGTTCTGAACTGCTTCTCTGCGATCAATCCCAATACCCCTGCCCAGGCCCTGCTTCAGTAACCAGTTTAGGGGTACAGCAGCATCAGCACCCGGCGCCCATCACAGAATTGGGCGCCGTAGTGGGAGGCGCCTTCTAGTTCTCCACTCCCAGGGTGGGAGCGCCCCGGTACTTACACTCCCCAAGCAGGCAAACTTTCAGGCTTGTCTTTCAAGAACCGAGTGCTTGCATCACCGTCCTGGGTAATCACCGAGGCAGCTTATATAATTGCCGCGATGCCATTTGGTAGATCTCCTTGGGTACGCGCGCGGCCTCCTAGCTCAGCACGTGGGcaccttctcccccacccccatccccacagGCGCTCGGAATCCCGAGCGTGCCCTCCCGCCGCCTTCTACAAAGCGGCAGGGCGATCTCCACTGCTAGTCATACACCAGTGTGCATGCAGATTCCGGCAAAACCCTAGCTGCCTCCCTGCGCCGGTTTCTCTGCGTTGGTGGCTTAAAGATAACTACATCTCTACAAACCTTCTCGCCAAGGTTGGGGGGTGAAAGGGAGTTAGAGACCGGGCGGGGGATTGGCGCGGTTCTGGCGAAGGGTTCCGCACCCAACTGAGCTGTAATACCGTCATCCACAGGGACCCGGGATAACAAATCGCCTAAACGTTCACACTGAAAGGGGAGTCAATTTCCAAAGTTAGAGACCACGCAGTAGAATTTCCAGTACTTTCCAACCTCGCTTAGCCAAGGGACTAGGCTGAGAACTGGCGGGCACCAGCCAGCGAGGCTCACTCTACCGCCCCGCCAAGAAGGACTCACTGGTTGAACGcccgccctcccttcccccaaGTAGTTCGCTGTTGCGggtatacagacacacacactccccaCGTCTGCTCCTCCAATGTAAAGACTGCATTTTTAAATCGCGACGAAAAAGATTAAAGAGCTCAGTGATTAAATTCCAACCCAGAGCATATTTCCCGAAGCTGAAGGTGCGAGtagacacacactcacacacccggGAGCCCTCCGACCGTCCGTCCACCCTGCGGCTGCAGCTTCAACTCGCTGCAAGGCGAACATCGACACCGCATCCAGGAGGCCGGCGAGGAAAGGCGGGCGCCCCGCGGGTTGCAGAGGGCGCGGGCCTGGGGCAGCGAGCGTCTCCAGGTTCTCGGCTCCAACCCCGGCGCGCGCGGGGCCACTGCAGCCGGCGTTTGTCCCGCAGGGCAGGCTGCAGCCGCCGGAGCCCGGCGCCGCCTCGCGGGCTCCTCCAGACACCACGGAGGTCTTGGGGAGGGCAGGTCTGCAGAGGGGCTGCAGGCTACCCGGACGGGGCGGGAAAGGGGAGCCGAGCGCTACAGACGAACTCGGGACGAGCCGCCTCCTTCCAGCCCACCGCCCTGAGTCCCAGGCCGGCGCCCACCTCCCTACTCTCCCCCAGCCCTTGCTCTTAGCCTCCATTCCGCGGCAGGCTCCGAGGttgcggtggcggcggcggctcGGGGATCCACACTGGCTCACCATGTCCTGCCACCCGCGCCCTAGTCTCCCTCCCTTAGCGTGGGTCAGGAGAGCAGGATAACGTCTCCAGGAGCCCTTGGCAGCAGTGTGAGCTGCCCCAACCCTGCCGGGGTCAGCCAACACAGAGGGGCGATGGAGCGGGCGAGGCGCCGCCGCGGTCCCCAAGGCGCTTTTCCGTAGAGCGGATCGCGCCGCCTTACCGTGGCTGCAGGCTGCCACCGCCGGGGAAGCGGGGAGGAGGGCGGCAGGGAGGCAAGGCTCCGCGCCGGTGTCTCCTTTCGCTCTCGGAGGCGCGGCTTCTCGGCTCCGCGAGCTCGAGCTGGGCGCCGAGGAAAGAGCAGGTCCCAGCTCTGCGCTCAGCTCTAGCGAGACCAACAATAGCTTCCGCAGGGAGCGGAGCCCCAGCGAGCTTCCAGCCGCGCGCGCACGCCCGGCTCCCGCTCCCGGCCGCTCCCGGCCAGCGTCCCTGCCAGCACTGCTGCCCCACATGAAACAGCTGCAATCCCGAGGCTTCTGGGGGGTTGGGGCgggtgtgtgcgcgcgcgcgtgtgtgagtgtgttagtgtgtgtgtgtgtgtttaatagcttccctcctcttcttcccctccctgccTGCTAGCCtgcttgcctcagtcccccaccCTCGCTCTTACACACAGACAGAGAGGGCGAGCGAGAgagacacactcacacacacgcacacgcacacgcaggTTACATGAATGGGAGGCGGGAGCCAATCCTGCGAGGCTGGGCGAGCCGCGGCGCACAGGCGCTAGGAGCAGGGCCGCACTACGGCGCGGGGGGGCGCCACGCAGGTGATGCGGGTCTCTCCGGGGCGCTCAGCCGCCTCTTCGCTCACCCCAGTCTCTGTTcctgtctctccttccctcctccgtCTCCGCTTTCTCCGACTTCTATCCTCTttacctccttttctttctggaattCTCTGAGATTTCTCAGTTCTGTATCTGTCTTGGTCTCTTCTTTTACCCTTCTCAATTTCTTTCTCGTCCCCTCTCTGAAACTTTCTCCTCTATTTTCCAGACTTTTCTCTACTTCCTCACCTCTCTTttgttctctttcctcctcctttggTTTTCTCCCCAGTCTCTCTGTAGCGCTGTCtggtctcccccccccccccccccgctcccTGAGGCCGAGGGCCTCCTCTGCCTAGCCCTGCGAGTTattccacccctccccccacccccagcgcTGTTCCAGGTACAGTCTCTTTCCGGTAGCTGCTGCAGCCCAACCAGCGGTAACTAAGGGCCGAGAACTTTAGTTCCTTCCTCAGGTATGCAAGATGCCCAAAGAAAGGCCCTCCTTCCTCAGACAGCTTTCCCAAAACCATGGTAACAGCTAGTGAGTCGTGAtagcagtcatttaaaaaatagcagtGAACGTGGTCCAAGAGATGTCTGTCCCTCGCATGTCTCGATCGTGATAACCAGCACATTTCCAAGAGAAGGGCATTTCCCTGTGATGGGAGTAGCAACCACCAAGAGAGAAAGACTAGAGGAATTCCCACTGCAGCCCTGCTGCATGCCAGCTGTAAGACTTAGTGCTAGCCGGTTCCCCTTACCCAGCCTCAATTTTTCTCATTCGTAAACAGGATGATTCCTACCTCACCAGGTATGGTGaggattaaaaaagaacaatggaaAGAAATCCCTTGATGTATGAGAAATGCGCTCCCACCCTCTTAAAAACTCCTTTGATGAACATCTACTATGTTTGATCTCTACCTACTTAATGAGGGAGGAACTGTGACAATGGTAATTTCACATAAAGGTGAACCTGGGTTAGAGTATTTTGAAAGCCTTGCCCTGTGATGAGGAGACTGTCTAACCAGTTACCATATACTGATTATAGAGGCTTCACAGATTATATATCTGGGCTGCCAGAGTGCCCCTCAACATCTCATAACTGGGGTATCTCAGAAAGGCAGCGGTGCAAGTTTCCACTCAACTTGTCCAACTATTTTGAAAATCTTCATGGTAACTGAGCACTGATCAGTGACAAAGCCTCTGAGACTGGCTAAAATGTCAAGTTTTTGCCTTTGGATAGCATTTATCAACTTGGTGTCCTTGCTGCAAAGATCAAATGCTGGGCATCAACTGGGATTGGCAGTTAGAATCAGTCCTTCACCTAATATTTGCTGACCACTTACTCTGTAGCAGGCCCTGTGATAGGCTTTAGTCTAGGGGTTCAACGTGAGGCAAACAAGCCCTGCTTTCTGAACTTATAGTGCAGCAGACATGTCTCATGAAAGTATAATGAGAACATGAGACACGTACACCTTAACAGTGACTTTTTTTGGTGGACAAACTCATATAACATGAGGTTCATGACAGGGGGATAATAAAGGAATCCTTGAGAATGATACTTTGGAAACCACTTTCAGCCCAGGTACTTCATTTGAGCCATGAGAAAATCAAGACTCAGATATGAAAGTAGTAAGGGAAAGTAAGCTGAGAAACAAGATATTTACATAGTCTCAGAGTAGCTCTGCCAAAGACACTGATTAATTTCAAAGAGGAAAATAGAATTTCACAGTAGATAAACCTGGCAGATTCTACCTTAAATGGTTAAAGTTAGCAGCATCAGGAATGGTACAAATTAACATTATGTGCACTCTGATGGAATACATGGAGGACATAGTACACTCCTATGTTATTCCTGCCAGAAATGAATAACCTAAGTCTAATCATGAAGAAACTATCAAATGAACCCAACTGAAAGCCATCAAACTCACTATTACATACTACTCAAGAATATCAaaatcacaaaagacaaagatgcttGAAAAGTTCTAGTTTATTGTTATATCAGTAAATGTAACATGTGATCATAGATCTGGATATTAATAGGACAactggaaaatttaaataaattctgtaGATTTATGTATTTCCTGGGTTTGTGTGTTTATGTAGGAGACTATCCTTGTTTTTAGGAAATATGCAACTAAAATatttagagtttaaaaaaagtgaacaaaagcaATTCCCTGCCTTCAAGGAGGGGCATTGTGATGGGCCAAGGGGCAGGTAGAGCATGAACACAGAAGGATACCCAAGGAAATCTTTAGCAGTAAGGGAAGACTCCCTGTAGGAGGTAACAGTTAAGATTAGTTTTGAAGGCAAGGAAGTTGGCTAGACCATGAAGGGGGAAAATGCTGTTTGGGGGAGGTAGCAGTATATTATCATGGACAAAAACACGAGGCACTCAGAGCAGAGGAGTTGGGCATGGTGTAGTGTCTAGAGGGAGCTAGAGCAGTCTGCAGGTTTGGATTTTGAAGGGCCTGAAGGAAACATAGGACTGAAACATCCTGCAAATTCAGGTTCTGGAGTAGCAGGGGTCAGGAAGGTAGAGAATTTGAAAAGTAAAGGTTTTTCCAAGTAAAGGACACATGTGCTCTTGAGTGTATTTGAAAAAGATGATTTGGCAGCAGAGTGGAGAAACGCATTAACAAAGGTGGCACGGGAAGACCAGAGACAGGAATGAGTAGGTCATTTAAGTAAACTAAGGCAGTTGTAGTGAGGATGAATAAGGAAGGAGAGGTTTTAAAGAGTTTGATGATGTAAAATGAGCAGATTTTGGTGTTTGATTGGCAATAGACCAGGAGAGATCCAAAGTGACTCTGAGTTCTCAAGCTTGGGTATCTTGATGAAAGACGGCTGTACTCAATGGCAATGCCAAGAGAATGCATGAGGACTTTTGTAGAAGAAAACAAGGTGAGTTTTTACCATGTTATAATCTAATTCTAAAGCTAACTGACATTTTCCTGTATGGCTATTCTGTGCCATAGGAAAAACTAGCTGTAAAATTCAGTATAAGATTCTCCAATACATTCTCCATGTATAATATATGCATCAGCCAGAAAAACAAGAGGTTGGATATGGTAGCAGCgcattatttgtaataatgaGGGATCAAGGAAAACAGCATTAAGTGGTCAAATAGGCTAAATTAACTGGGGGACAGCCTTCGTTGGACTGTCATGCAGTTACTCTAAAGTATGTTTTGGTAGAGCTTTTCATGTCATGGAAAAATGTCAGCGTTTTTATGTAAAGTGTTtgaaaacagaattcagaatttttaaCAGCATAAAAACCCTCTTAgagaaagatctagaaaaaaaaaaaagaagaaagaaaacactccAAATATTAACAACAATTGCCTCTGGGTGATGGGATTATGagtaatatgtatttttctctatACTTTTTTGGTGTTTCGTAACTTTTCTACATTTTTCGTTAGAAaacctttcctttgtttttcatttgacaCCCCCTCCATTTTATCCCTTTGCAACCCACCCTTTGCCACTCCCCCTGAAGAGTGGCTGCCTTTTGAGCTTTACTTTTGAGTGTGAAATAAGAAGGCATTTAACAAATCAGGGGAAATTATCAGCTGGgctggagaaggggagagggtgtTCTTACGGAGGCAGATATGTTATTAGAGCTGTTGAAATTGTATATATTAAAGATGTTTGCATTGCCCTTATTGATTCTGTGATATgttacaaggaaaagaaaacatatagtGGGACCAAGAAAATGTGAGTTTTTAAAGGGCAAGTTTTAATtaggaaatgtatttatttgcaaaaataCTTCTCTTCAGGGTCCAGTGGTTACTACAAAATGGTTTCAGGAAGCAAGTTCTTCCACCAAGGAGATGATCAGGGGCAAGAGGCATACTTTATGCACATTCTCTGACACTACACAGCTGGTTACATAGGATTTGGACACCAACTGGTAAGTGACATAAAACTTTCACAATTAGAGGGTGAGAaaactgccccccaccccacccccaaggatGTTCTCATTCTCTGGAAAGGTTACTGTAAATAGTTCCCTAATAAGGTGGTGGTTCCCTGTGCATGTGTGATTTATCTCACAGAAAAGTTTACCATGTGGATAGGCTCCCCAACTTAATAAGAATAACACTTACACAAGCACAGCCCTTCCACCTTCTCAAAGGACCTTtccatctgttcattcattccatCCTTATACCCATGAGGCTGGGATCCTGTTACTTCCAGTTTGCACAAGAGGAAGAGCGACCCAGAGAGGTTAAAACAGTGAGGCATCCCCGGGGTTAGAactaaaagaaggaagaagagacatTCTTGGAGTACGCTCTGTGTGGCCCTGGAACATTCTTGGTGTGTCATGCATGGAATCCATGTAATAAATAGACAGAAAGGAAGTCGCAAGCTGAGCTAGTGTGGTCCTTGCCCAGCAGAATcagaaaccagctctccagaatttCCAAGCCAGTTGCCTTTCCCAGATGACTCACTTTTTAAAAGCTGAAGGGGGAGGCTGGTGATCACTTTCTGTCACACTGACTCAGGGTAATCTGTGAGCTGTCTTTCTGTGAGGTTTGTTGAACCTGTGAGTTGTTTTTATCTTATGGAAATTAGAAGCTGGTATGTGGAGATTTGGGGATAAACAATGACTTTTGAATTATCTACTAGAAAATAAGGGGTAAGCCTCTGCTTGTATTCActataaatattatcttttagGAAAATGATTGGATCTTGTCCTCCACTCCACCCACCACCCACAAATGTTCAGCAGAGTATTTGGCACTTATAGGTTCTGAATAAATATTCCTTCACTGAGAGAAGAAATGAATGCTAATAATGCTAATACCAACAATAGTTGGCTTGTATTGGGCATTGTGCCAGACACTGAGCAAAgggcattatctcatttaaattgTAGTACTACGCCTTGTGGTAGTATCCCTATTATTCCTATTCCATAGGTGAGAAAAAACGAGACCTAGGGAAGTTCAACAAATTATCCAAGGTCACATAACTAATTAATGCCAAGGTCAGATTCCAACATGGATTGCTCTTAGCCACCCTGCTGtactggatggatggataaatggaatTAGTGATATAGCAGTGAAGTGAGCTCTCCATGAACTAAAGTACATTTTATTACATGGTTAGTTTTGTCTAGAGTAGGGGATCCCATTACTCTTGATGATTGCaccctgtttattttcttcattgcatGTTTCACAAACTGCAATGACttgtttctgcatttttttcaccttttttaaaaaagaaaaacatctgccCAACTCCAATATAAGATACAATTTCCATGAATGGAATGCCTGGGGAGTGTCTTGGTCACTGTTGTAATAATCTCCAGCACCTAGCACAatgcttccaaaatatagaaaaagaaggaatattacccagcacattctatgaagcaaacatcaccttgatccccaaaccagggaaagacccaacaagaaaagaaaattatagaccaatatcactaatgaatatagatgctaaaatactcaataagatcctaacagacagaatccagcaacacatcaaaaaaattatacaccatgaccaagtcagatttatcccagggtctcaaggctggttcaatatatgtaaatctataaatgtaattcaacacataaacaaacttaaaaaataaagaccatatgattctttcaattgatgcagaaaaagcttttgataatatccagcatcgcttcatgatcagaacacttaagaaaattggtatagaagggacatttcttaaactgatagagaccatctacagcaaactcacagccaatatcatattgaatggagttaaattggagtcatttccacttagatcaggaaccaggcaaggttgcccattgtctccattgctctttaacattgtaatggaagttttagccattgcaattagggaataaaagacgatcaagggtaaacccatagggtcagaagagatcaaactttcgctcttcgcagatgatatgatcgtgtatctggaaaacactaaggattctactacaaagcttttagaagtgatcaaggaatatagcaatgtctcaggctacaaaatcaacacccataaatctgtagcctttatatataccaacaataaccaagctgaacaaacagtcaaggactctattcctttcacagtagtgccaaagaagatgaaatatttgggagtatacctaacaaaggacgtgaaagatctctacaaagagaactatgaaact
This is a stretch of genomic DNA from Nycticebus coucang isolate mNycCou1 chromosome 14, mNycCou1.pri, whole genome shotgun sequence. It encodes these proteins:
- the LOC128565151 gene encoding uncharacterized protein LOC128565151 — protein: MSYVWPEEFSSPDIHKDAHYVQAITERRPSFTPAISIHWFSSTRWKGFPSSFSPEKKDAFPSFPYHAKKGNPVFALCLPLLQTFPPHPLSLCLSLTRADTLIRRKLAPTVTTRENTPLNFGEEGYHRKPGGKAPELTNSPEKLGPKRRGWEGDSARTPRRAARRRELERGLERGRLGSGFARRPRPPGGPASWNRQGPPPTLDSRRPPEAGEEEGHPRPAPEREAGTRGPCVLGNSPTT